One window from the genome of Haloprofundus halobius encodes:
- a CDS encoding carboxypeptidase M32 yields MSSTHETTAEAYDDLLSQYERISNVDHASGYLMWDQHVMMPKGGAPARAEQQSALSAVHHDLLTSDDLAEALDAVDESDLDESQQAVVREIRRQHERAANVPIDLVEDLTKAQAEAHEAWQEAKANDDFDAFAPHLQRLLDLHRERAGHIDPDRDPFEVMFEDREPHLPLSKVEEVFSDLRETLIPLIDDVRENGDDLPTPFTSTYPDEAQKELSEAALDAFGYPEERGRLDTSAHPFTFGTQFDARVTTRYHDDDPLDALMATIHEFGHASYQLGLPDDEYATPLGESVSSGIHESQSRYWENHVGRTRAFWDFFLPEVNSNLPDADDVTAESAYAAANRIKPDNLIRVEADEATYHLHIILRFEIGRQLVAGEIDVEDVPEVWGDTFEEYLGIRPDSDAEGCLQDIHWSSWFASFQNYTIGSVFAAQLDATIREEFDDVDGMIRDGEFAPLWDWLTENVHSHGKRYPTGELIEEATGEPLTATYFTEYVTEKFEALYGL; encoded by the coding sequence ATGTCATCGACTCACGAGACGACAGCCGAGGCGTACGACGACCTCCTGAGCCAGTACGAGCGAATCTCGAACGTCGACCACGCCTCCGGCTACCTCATGTGGGACCAGCACGTGATGATGCCGAAGGGCGGCGCGCCCGCCCGCGCCGAGCAGCAGTCCGCGCTCTCCGCGGTTCACCACGACCTCCTGACGAGCGACGACCTCGCGGAAGCGCTCGACGCCGTCGACGAATCCGACCTCGACGAGAGCCAACAGGCCGTGGTCCGCGAGATTCGACGCCAGCACGAGCGCGCCGCGAACGTCCCGATCGACCTCGTGGAAGACCTCACGAAGGCCCAAGCGGAAGCGCACGAGGCGTGGCAAGAAGCCAAAGCGAACGACGACTTCGACGCGTTCGCGCCGCACCTCCAGCGCCTGCTCGACCTCCACCGTGAGCGCGCCGGCCACATCGACCCCGACCGCGACCCGTTCGAGGTGATGTTCGAGGACCGCGAACCCCACCTCCCGCTCTCGAAAGTCGAAGAGGTGTTTTCGGACCTCCGCGAGACCCTGATTCCGCTCATCGACGACGTCCGGGAGAACGGCGACGACCTCCCGACGCCGTTCACGAGCACGTACCCCGACGAGGCCCAGAAGGAACTCTCGGAGGCGGCGCTCGACGCCTTCGGTTACCCCGAGGAACGCGGCCGCCTCGACACCTCCGCGCACCCCTTCACCTTCGGCACGCAGTTCGACGCCCGCGTGACGACGCGCTACCACGACGACGACCCGCTCGACGCGCTGATGGCGACTATCCACGAGTTCGGCCACGCGTCGTATCAACTCGGCCTGCCGGACGACGAGTACGCGACACCACTGGGCGAGTCGGTCAGCAGCGGCATCCACGAGTCGCAGTCGCGCTACTGGGAGAACCACGTTGGCCGTACCCGCGCCTTTTGGGACTTCTTCCTCCCCGAAGTCAACTCCAACCTGCCCGACGCCGACGACGTGACCGCCGAGAGCGCCTACGCCGCGGCCAACCGTATCAAGCCGGACAACCTCATTCGGGTGGAGGCCGACGAAGCGACCTACCACCTGCACATCATCCTCCGCTTCGAAATCGGGCGTCAACTCGTGGCCGGCGAGATCGACGTCGAGGACGTGCCCGAGGTCTGGGGTGACACGTTCGAGGAGTACCTCGGCATCCGCCCCGACAGCGACGCCGAAGGCTGCCTGCAGGACATCCACTGGTCGAGCTGGTTCGCGTCGTTCCAGAACTACACCATCGGAAGCGTGTTCGCCGCGCAGTTGGACGCGACCATCCGCGAGGAGTTCGACGACGTAGACGGGATGATTCGCGACGGCGAGTTCGCGCCGCTTTGGGACTGGCTCACCGAGAACGTCCACAGCCACGGCAAGCGCTATCCCACTGGTGAGTTGATTGAGGAAGCGACGGGCGAACCGTTGACGGCGACGTACTTCACCGAGTACGTGACCGAGAAGTTCGAGGCGTTATACGGGTTGTAG